One segment of Natranaeroarchaeum aerophilus DNA contains the following:
- a CDS encoding DUF402 domain-containing protein: protein MTRVRLRGIYTTALTRRLLDEGHDVVQASPPIRERFEAELDATPRDVWLTDTDARQGIGVSGPSDAVEDVLADLRVGRDTLVWADPAPAGAVFEGHVTDALGSGAVVALDEPAAPRLEDIPFHGVDAEGFLPYDDADGYVDEGDQVRVQVHEPAPPWADRRPQVSTAIEIGGGLVSLARDRSDVRADVSGERGTELVRTTEMLPVDAPDGWGIRWERSAADAEIGRLGDALDRIGDRAERLEDTLGDAPDTPDADSRIAAPNATAWCWFGRESRRELDGIRRDVTATMAGHHRIKAGDRSASDAVDFVEAVCEPTGEFPFTAVADQFGPHEGDRVGLGHGKPDGRLIQLGRGEVTAIDGDRLTLRREMRSAGTYDALGTERVRGDVAITKLVEGRWWYPTIYRGEDGKRKGTYVNICTPVELFPERARYVDLHVDVIKRPDGTVERVDEDELTAAVDAGYVSEALAEKARSVATAVENAL, encoded by the coding sequence ATGACGCGGGTCAGGCTCCGGGGAATCTACACGACGGCGCTTACCCGGCGACTGCTCGATGAGGGTCACGATGTCGTACAGGCGTCGCCGCCGATCCGCGAGCGCTTCGAGGCCGAGCTCGACGCCACTCCTCGCGACGTCTGGCTCACGGATACCGATGCCCGGCAAGGGATCGGCGTATCCGGGCCCAGTGACGCGGTCGAGGACGTCCTCGCCGACCTGCGAGTCGGTCGCGATACGCTCGTCTGGGCCGACCCAGCACCCGCGGGGGCCGTCTTCGAGGGACACGTCACCGACGCGCTCGGCAGCGGCGCGGTCGTCGCGCTCGATGAGCCCGCTGCGCCCCGACTCGAGGATATTCCGTTCCACGGCGTCGACGCCGAGGGCTTTCTCCCCTACGACGACGCCGACGGCTACGTCGACGAGGGCGATCAGGTGCGCGTGCAGGTCCACGAGCCCGCCCCGCCGTGGGCAGACCGCCGCCCGCAGGTGAGCACAGCCATCGAGATCGGCGGCGGCCTCGTCTCGCTCGCACGCGATCGCAGCGACGTCCGGGCGGACGTAAGCGGCGAGCGTGGCACCGAACTCGTCCGTACCACGGAGATGCTGCCGGTCGACGCGCCCGATGGCTGGGGAATCCGCTGGGAGCGTTCCGCGGCCGACGCCGAGATCGGACGGCTCGGCGACGCGCTCGACCGGATCGGCGACCGTGCGGAGCGGCTGGAGGACACGCTCGGCGATGCTCCCGATACGCCGGACGCCGACAGCCGGATCGCGGCGCCGAATGCGACCGCGTGGTGCTGGTTCGGCCGGGAGTCACGCCGCGAACTCGACGGGATTCGCCGGGACGTCACGGCGACCATGGCGGGCCACCACCGGATCAAGGCGGGCGACCGTTCCGCGAGCGACGCGGTCGATTTCGTCGAGGCCGTCTGCGAGCCGACCGGGGAGTTTCCCTTCACCGCGGTCGCCGACCAGTTCGGCCCCCACGAGGGCGATCGGGTCGGTCTCGGTCACGGCAAGCCCGACGGTCGGCTCATCCAGCTCGGCCGCGGCGAGGTCACCGCGATCGACGGCGACCGGCTGACACTCCGGCGCGAGATGCGGAGTGCGGGCACCTACGACGCGCTCGGGACCGAGCGCGTGCGCGGGGATGTCGCCATCACGAAACTCGTCGAGGGGCGCTGGTGGTACCCCACGATCTACCGCGGCGAGGACGGCAAGCGCAAGGGGACCTACGTCAACATCTGTACGCCGGTCGAGCTGTTTCCCGAGCGCGCACGCTACGTCGATCTTCACGTCGACGTGATCAAACGCCCCGACGGAACGGTAGAGCGCGTCGACGAGGACGAACTCACCGCCGCAGTCGATGCCGGGTACGTCTCTGAAGCGCTCGCCGAGAAGGCTCGAAGCGTTGCCACCGCCGTGGAGAACGCCCTGTAA